CTTGGTCCCCAGGTAAACTAAATTCAGACCTCAGACGCAGGTACCACAGAATTGACAGAGAACATGCTGGTAGTAGAACAACAGCAACACTGATCatgatttccatttgttttcatctATGATTTCGGGCACAGAGGAGCCATTGGCCAGGAGTGGCTGGTGACATTTCTGATATTATCCTTCCTTCCCTGACAATACCAACATACCTGCACTTTGACCTATGAGTGGTTCCACTGATAGACAGTATTCAGTGGACAgccagcccagcctcccagccaCAACAGCTGAAAGAGTAGGGTGGACAGCAGGAGAGAAATCTAAGGACAGAGAGGCTTGGCCACTACATCCTGTGTTGAATCTTTCTCTGTCGCCTGCTGGGGCATCTGCCTGTGCAAAATCAGAATCAGCCATGCCCAGGTCTAGGATTCTAGACTCAATGGGCAGAAAGCAAGTTACTCTACCTTCCTGGTAACTCTATTTCCTAAAAGAAATGGCTACTTTGGGGAAAGTAATTGAAATTTATCTCAGTTAGAAAGCCACAGATTCTAAATCCAGGTTGTTGGGTTAGAATCCCAGCTCCTCAACTTACTCACTGTGGGAGCAgggaaaattatttaatctccCTTTGCCTCAGTTTTTAACTACTTACTGCTGTAAATGAGttacatgtaaagtgctttgaacagtgcctgacacttaAGTGTTATGTCTAGGGAAGTACTAGTTCTTATTTTGTGGACCTGTCACCATGACCTAGACTCTCAGGAACTTCAGGCTGGTCTCTGATTAGCTTAGAGAACACCTCCATAGGTTAAGCCTGCTCCCATACAGCCCTATCCCAGACAACCTCAGTCCATGCTATGGATTGATTTGTACTCTTCTCCCCCAGATTCATACGCTGAAGCTCtaaccccaatgtgatggtatttggagatagggcctttgagaggtaattGGCTTTAGATGaaatcatgagggtggggccccaAGGATAGGATTAGTGCCCTGAAGAAACACCAGAAAGGTTgtcctgctttctctctctgccacGTGAAGATACAGCAAGCAGGTAGCCTTCTGtaagccagaaagagagccctcatAAGAATCCACATTATATTAGTGCACTAAtcccagacttccagcctccagaactacgaggaaatagatttctgttgtttaagccccccaGTCCCTGGTATTTGGTTATGGCAGTTCAAGTTGCCTGAGACAGCCCACCTTAGCCCAGTGCATGAGGCTACTGCAGAGTTTCTCTCTTTGTTATATATTCTCCTATTTCTAAGCACAGGGCATTTTGCACAAAGTCcatgattaaaaaatatttaggaggGAATCCCTGTTCCATCAAATATCACTGGATCCTTGACGTCCATTTAATCTTTGAGATCATCTGTTTCCTTAACAGATGTTGACACCTGCTTTCCAGAGCTGTCATGAGAATAAACTGAAATGATACATGTGAAGTGGCCAGTTCACTGCctggatcaagatcctgaagctgATCCATTCTAATGACCCTAACCTCCAAAAGGAAGAGGAATAATTTATACTTACCAACAGATTCACTGTTATCTCCTCAGAGATTATAATCTTTGAGCTTCCTGAGGCAAACTTTTCAGAATAAGAGCCTTCCTGCGGAAGAAACACCCTCTACCATCAGCGTTACTCTGGATTTCATGGCATTCAGGAGTCTTTAGAAGGAGCCCTTGGCAGTTTGCAATTTTGCTaatcccttctttctctcccgtAATCTGATTCTTGAAATGCCATTGAGccctggaattcaagaccagactgggcaacatagtgagaacctttctctatgaaaaacaaactaaaaaatatagctggccacggtggcacatgcctgtggtcccagctacttaagaggctgaggtgggaggatcacttgaacccagaaggtcaaggttgcagtgagccaagatcacaccactgaactccactctggaaaatggagagagaccccgtcttaaaaagaaaaaaaaaaaaaaatcattgaaatgaCATTAGCTCGGTCTCAGTCCTTCTCTGCTGGGAATTACACCCAGTGTTATTCCCAGACTGAGATGCAGACTGCTGTGGTACTTAGTTCTGGGGAAAAACCTCAGTCTCTTAACCTGGTGGGGCCTGCTTGATCACAAGACTTGCCAGCATCTGGGCTATTAGCATAGCAACCCCCTTGCTGGAGCCTCTGACTAAACTGTTCAGGTTTATGGCTCTGACCAGCAGAGCTGACTTTGTATAAACAGTGCAGCTGTTTTGGGAGAGCAGTCTCCAAAATTTAGAAGTTGGAAATATTAAAAGGATCCAGAAAGGAAACTTCAAAAAGTATCTGGTGAATAGATAAAATACTGACAGGTTATGTCCCAGAAATTGAGCAGGAAAATGTttcaagaaggagggagggatcaACTGTATCAAAAGCTGGAGGTAGGTCAAATCAAATGGGAACAGTTTTCCACTGGCCTTAGAAATATGGAGATCATTAGTAATTTTGGTAGATTGAGGCAAGCCTGGTGGTTATgggtttaagaaaaaataacGGAAGTAAGGAGAGTGAATTGAGGAGTTTTACTATATAGGAAAAAAGGGAAATCTAGCTTTCCAGTAACTTAATAAAAGctaccttctttctttctttctctctctcttttttctttctttctttctttctttttctctttctttctttctttcctttctttctctctctctcctccctccctcccttcttccttccttccttccttccttccttccttccttcctttctttctttctttctttctttctttctttctttctttctttctttctttctttctttctttctttctttctctctctctctctctctctctttctttctttctttctttctttcttaggaaTTGAAGCCCAGTAAAGACCATTTCCTTAGTGCCAAGGTAGCTGAGTGAGAACATAGCTTGGCCCAGTGTGGCTTCTTAGGGATGGAGGAAGACACCTATATGAGCTAAACCTGTGAGATCCCAAAGTAAGGCTTCTCTCCTCAATGGACAAAAGGGGGCTCTGTATCTGCTCTCCATGCTTCTTGTGAGTTTTCTGACCCACATACGATTTGGCTGCCGAGAATCCCTCAGGATTCTATTATAGTAATGAAGGAAAGAAATGCCTCGTGCTTTTGGTTCTGTGAGGCTGCTGGTCTGATGTGTGTGGATGATTTACTATAAGGAGAGGTGTAGGGTGACAGATCTGTGCCCCACCCAGAAACACTGCTAACGAGGGAAGGCTCTTGCAGATTAACACACAATGGGCCCAAacatagacaaaaaaaaatcacctccaaAAAGCAAAATGGCTCCCAGCCAGCATTACCTCACTACAGGACCTTACTCTGACCTGATTGAGTTATTAATATTCTAATGGAAGAAATTGTTTATCACAGTGGAGCATggcaaaatggaaacagaaaaagaagaatcacAGGGTAATGTTAATTACCTTACCCACTCTTAATTTGAggaagtttgctgagaataaatAAGTCAATAGGGATGAAAACTCACCTCTCACAGTGATATTCAGCAGCGCGCTCTGGACGGGGCCGTAGCTGTTGTCTGCTGTACAGTAGTATCCCCCTGCATGGCTCTCTCTGATGGCAGGGAGCTCCAGCTCTGCTTTGGGGGAACGCTGAGTTTTCCTCCCCAGACTCTCATGCGTGTCCTCTCGGTGCCAGGAGAATGTGGTGTACCCTGTGCCTTCAGCCACGGAGCAGACAAGGACCAGCGTCTCGCCTTCAACCGCCTGGCCCCCTGTGGGCTGGGTCTCCAGGAGCACCCCAGATACAGGGATCCCTATGTGAAAATGAGACCACAGGTTGGGGCCAGTTGTgaaggagggcagggctgggtagCTGGGGTGTTGGGCAGCGTCACTTTTTATGTGACTTCAAGATATACTTTTCAGCAGGCACTAACATTGTGACCAACAGACCAGGAATTTAGGGCAGAAAATATCACTAAATGTGATAAGCTTTCCATCCTGATATATGAGgtcccaggaaagaaaaaaggactaACCCCGAAGAAGCATTTGGGTTTTGTCTGACATCCTGGCTAGAGGTCTGAGTTGTTTTGAGGGAGAGGTAACAGCAATAGTGGCCATCATGGCAGTAGGTTGGACcacatctgtttttaaaagtcataatttGGTACCTAAGTGATGTTTATTGGGCCTATGtatctctccttctcttctgctGTACACATCATAGGCACTCACATTGTTCATTGCTACTGATGGATGCTTATCTTCTAAATAGTTTTCCTTAAGATCTAGCCGTTCTAGAATCTGTCAACTCCCTAGCAGGGCaccttattttcttgttttgttttgttttccatagcTCTCAAACGTAACTCCATGAGTCAACTGTGATTCTGAAGTCATAGAATTTCAAAGGAAGACTGAGTTTTTAGGAAAATGGAGGTAGAAAAGAAGTCATGTATTTCTCTTATTATAGTACTTCACTTCTTGGCCTAAGCTCGGTTCCTCTGTTGGGATAATAAAACCGGTCTCTGCTACATAGTCCCCATGCCTGCAGAGCCTGAGGGGCCCAGAGAGGCAGGGAAGACGCCTGGTTCTCCAACACTCACGCTGCACGTGGATCTGTAGCGAGAGACTGCGCTTGTGGATGTTCCCCATCACTGTTTCAGCACCACACCAATAGGATCCTGAGTTTTCTCTCCAGATGGCTGGGAGCTGGAGTTCCTGGGACTGGCTCCAGTCTGACAGGATGACCCTGTCATCTCTGAAGAAGATGAAGTGAAGTGGGGTGTCCGACCGCTCTGGAGGAAGCTGTGTTTCACAGCTCAGGTTTACAGAATTCCCCTCTGTAGGCTGAGAGTCTGTAGCTTTCAGCTCTGGATGTGGAAATAGTTCTAGAGAGAAGAGGTAAATCAAGTTCTGAGCATGAGAGTATTTAGCACTCTGGGAGAGACAGGTTTGGATGCTCAGTCCCAGGAAACTTCAGACACATAGCAAGACAAACTTGTCAAGTCCACTATCAAAATTTTCTACCACAGGTTTATTCAAGTACAATCACCCCACTTTCTCTGCCTCTTAGAGGACTTGTGCCTCTCATCTATCCAGAGTTTCAATAGTAACCCATAAATTCCTTCCTTACATTCTCAGTTTCCTACCCCTGACATTACTAAGCAAATCTATATGAACTGAAAGActcaccttgaattttaattattttgaaatttgatcTAAATACATCATTGTTGTCTCCATATCCAAAGCATTGATAATTGCCATTGTTATTTGAACTTGCATGTGGGATAAGAAGATCCCAGCTTTTATTAAAATTGGGAAGAATTTTTCCATTCCAAGTATATTTCACAGCAGtcaatttctctttcctccttctgtGGCATCTCAGAACCAACGTGTCACCTTCAAACACAGAATATGGGACCTGCAGGATTAAGGAGTCTGGAAAAGACACAGAGAGGAGATCGTCATTCAAAGCATTCCTGCTACTTCCTTCTTCTCTATCTCTTGAATTACAAaggctttattgttttcttctttcttccacaAGATGTAGTCTTTTGATCCAAGCTCACAAAACTCCTCCTAAATCAGTGTAACATGCTTCAGATACAATTCCTAAATTTCCTAAATAAATCCCAGAGGCAACTATTTTATCATTCAAGGTCAGATTCCAAAGATAAGGAGTCTAATATGGAGAATAAAAGCTGAGAGGAGGGGTGATCAAAATCCCTGACCTAATAGAGTACGTCCGAACTTAAAACCAACCTGCTCACCGAGTCTCAGAGCAGGAGCTATGAAAGAAAGGGCACTTGGAGAACTATGTGAGGAACTCTTCCTGGGCATTGGAGTGTGATTTGTAGCAGGATTCTTGTCAGAGACACAATCTAGGTTCAAGGGACAGTGGATGTGGTCCTCTATGGAAATTCCATGCTGTTCATATTCTAATGATTCTAATTTGAGGTAAGCTATATCTCTTCTTTCTTAGATGACTGTGTTGAATGCCTACGCCTGTAGACCATGTCCTTGCAAGTGACCGAAATCATTATCAATCAGGTAAAACTGGATGGGAGGAGCTGTGGGAGCTTGATGCCAATCAGAGGGAAACCTAGCAATGAGGAAGGGGCACCTAACAACAGGTGGGGATAAAAAGCATCAAGTCGGAGATTTCCCACCTCTGAGCTCCTCTGATGGCACTTTTGTCCTCAGCACAGTTATGTGTGTGTAACTTCTCCCTTATGAGGCTATAAAGCCCTGCAGGGCAGGATCTGAGACAGTTTCATTTTTGTACTCCCTAAAACTAACTCATTTTCTTGACCATGTAAGTGTGTGGGGATGTCAATTAATATTAACCATTTAAACTCAAGTTTCAATCATAGTTTGAAAAACACTTGTAGACATTGGAGGGAAAATGTGAAACTAAAGGAGCTGGGATCGAGGGTTAGAGAGAAGTGAAAGACCCCAGTTCGTGGAACCTCCAGGGAGCTAAGATAAACCGAAACCCTTTATAAAGTTTCAACTAATTCACCTTCTTTCTTACCTGAAGAAAAGAGCAAGCGCACAGGGTTACTTCGCGGGGAGCCCTGGGCCTGGCATCTGTACCGTCCAGATTCCCGAACCTCGAGGGTGTTTCCTGGGGTTACGGTCAACTTTTCTCTCCAATAGTGCAGATGATACCATGTTGTTTTCTCTGTTGCATAGAACTGAAATCCATTGCAAGTCAGAGTCACTCTCTCTCCTTTGAAGAATGTGGTCCATGGAGGATGGACGGAAATCACAGGTTTGTGTGCAGCTGCTGAGGAGGAAAGAGTAGTAGACCTGAGGTggaggtgcctgcagtcccagctgcagTGGCTTGTGTAGGTTACACTGGAGGACATGGCTTGGGAGTTCCCTAAGAGGCCCCTGGATGACTTCTGTTTCCCCAGGTTGCAGGTGAGCTGTGCTCACCTCCTCCAGGGTGCAGTGGCTGCTCAGCGGTCTATAGCAGCAGATTGGCCTTTCAGAGGGAGGGCAGCCCTGGCAGGATCCACTCAGCAGTGATAGATAATGGGAGGCTCACAAACCCTCTCACTTGTTTCAGTGAACCAAGTCCTCAGGTAGATAGTTGGAAATTGCGTTTCTCCTGGACTCTCACCTGAGATCTTGGTGTTATAGGGACCTCTTTAAGATGAGTTCTTGTGTGTGAAGGGTACGAGAAAATGCCATCTCCAGGTTTGTCTCTTTGGCATATGGATTATTTTGAGCCAAAGGCCATTGAGAATCACCAGAAATAGGAAAAGTTCTAAAAGCAAGGCACAAGTTTTCCTTTATAAGCGAAAAGGGAAGTTTTCCCTTATAAAGGAGATTTCCTTTTGTAAATGTGTCTCCCTCTCCCACACTAGGAAGAGGAAGACTCTTAACAACTTTCATCGATAGAGAAGGCATTGACTTAAATACGCATAAAAACCCTTGTTTACCATGTTTTTCCTAGTCAACCTGCCACAGCCTGCCTCTCCCACCCAGAAGCCCAAAACTCCTTTTCCTTTGTTTAGTCCAAGATGATATACAGGTTGAGTATACCTTATTCAAAACACTTTGGAACAGAAGGGTTTTGGAGTTTgagtttttttcagattttggaacataTGCATAaaccaaaaatctgaaatatgaaatgctccaatgagcatttcttttGATCATCATGTCAGTGCTTAAAAACTTTCAGATTCTGGATTTCAGATATTTGGAAGAGGGATAGTCAACCTGTGTAAATCTCAATCATCTGGCTGCCTCCttcagccatttttttctttgtaaattcccctgtgtatgtacataattaaaatttttttcacttgttagtttgtcttttttttttccaagaaggagtcacactctgtcacccaggctggagtacagtggcgcaatcttggctcactgcaacctccgcctcccaggttcaagcgattctcctgcctcagcctcctgaatagctggaactacaggcgagtgccaccatacccagttaattttttgtatttttagtagagacggagtttcactttcttagccaggatggtctcaatctcctgacctcatgatccacctgcctcagccttccaaagtgctggaattgcaggcgtgagccaccgcgcctggcctagtctATCTTTTATCAAGTTAATTTATGGGCTCCAGAAAATAAACCTGTAAGATCAAGAGACTTTTTCTTTGCCCTCTtaaggtttgctgaaaaatcaactgaTGAAAGGCAGATTCATAGGAGAAATGGCctacaaatttattaacatgtGCAGGGCAGAATTACAGAGTGATTCCCCAAATATATCAATAAGGCCCAGACACTTACACAGCCATTTTTGGAGGGGAGTGGGGAGACGGGGAATGTAGGTAACTCTTTTGAAGGGCAATAAATAATGACCATGGTGAATTAATGATTAAATGGTTCTATTTGGAAGATGAATGAGCCTGAAGGATAGATATTTTCTTGTGATGGGGTCTGTTCAGGTGTGGTTACACCCGTCAGTCTTCTTTTCTACa
The genomic region above belongs to Piliocolobus tephrosceles isolate RC106 chromosome 1, ASM277652v3, whole genome shotgun sequence and contains:
- the FCRL4 gene encoding Fc receptor-like protein 4; its protein translation is MLLWASLLLFAPVCGQSAAAHKPVISVHPPWTTFFKGERVTLTCNGFQFYATEKTTWYHLHYWREKLTVTPGNTLEVRESGRYRCQAQGSPRSNPVRLLFSSDSLILQVPYSVFEGDTLVLRCHRRRKEKLTAVKYTWNGKILPNFNKSWDLLIPHASSNNNGNYQCFGYGDNNDVFRSNFKIIKIQELFPHPELKATDSQPTEGNSVNLSCETQLPPERSDTPLHFIFFRDDRVILSDWSQSQELQLPAIWRENSGSYWCGAETVMGNIHKRSLSLQIHVQRIPVSGVLLETQPTGGQAVEGETLVLVCSVAEGTGYTTFSWHREDTHESLGRKTQRSPKAELELPAIRESHAGGYYCTADNSYGPVQSALLNITVRETPGNRDGLVTAGATGGLLGALLLALALLFHCWRRRKSGVGFLGDETRLPPTPGPGDSSHSIYPAQVELQSLYVDVHPKEGDLMYSEIQTIRLAEEGEANTSRTLLEDKDVSVVYSEVKTQHPDNSAGEISSKDEESHENEKLRE